A DNA window from Chiroxiphia lanceolata isolate bChiLan1 chromosome 6, bChiLan1.pri, whole genome shotgun sequence contains the following coding sequences:
- the BAG5 gene encoding BAG family molecular chaperone regulator 5 → MDMGNQHPSIKRLHEIQKEVKEIEQQVAVFSGLSTDRDYKKLERSLTKQLFEIDSVDTEGKGDIQQARKRAAQETERLLKELEQNANHPRRLEIESIFKEAQSLVEREITPFYKGGNCISDEFEEGIQDIVLRLTQVKTGGKVSLRKARYRTLTKVCAVQEIIENGMKQQLSLPLSNDAHPSVAKINSVMCDVNKARGTLIALLMGVSRNDTCRHLSCVLTGLIADLDALDVCGRTEIRNYRKEVVEEINKLQKYLDLEEEANSTHAYDLAQNQSILKIEEIRKKMKEVNSLLLKTENASDLYLGSKAELQGLIAHLDEVSAGKNPCIREARRRAVIEVQTLITYIDLKEALEKRQMYPEQTAAEHQSHKAVWTVLGNLSQIQQEVISFDGNRTDKNYMRLEELLTKQLLALDAVDPQGDERCKAARKQAVKLAQNILYYLDMKTDEWEY, encoded by the coding sequence ATGGATATGGGTAACCAACACCCATCCATAAAACGGTTgcatgaaatacagaaagaagtCAAAGAGATTGAACAGCAAGTGGCTGTCTTCAGTGGTCTGTCTACCGACCGAGATTACAAGAAATTGGAAAGGAGCCTTACTAAACAGCTCTTTGAAATAGATTCTGTAGACACGGAAGGGAAGGGGGATATCCAGCAAGCCAGAAAGCGAGCTGCCCAGGAAACAGAGAGGCTGCTGAAGGAACTGGAACAAAATGCAAACCATCCGCGCAGACTGGAAATAGAGTCCATATTCAAGGAGGCACAGTCTCTTGTGGAACGCGAGATCACGCCTTTTTACAAAGGAGGAAACTGTATTAGTGACGAATTTGAAGAAGGAATCCAGGACATTGTGTTGAGGCTTACCCAGGTGAAAACTGGAGGGAAAGTTTCTTTACGCAAAGCAAGGTATCGCACTCTGACAAAAGTGTGTGCTGTTCAGGAGATTATAGAAAATGGTATGAAGCAACAGCTGTCCCTGCCACTCTCTAATGATGCACATCCTTCTGTCGCCAAAATTAACTCTGTAATGTGTGATGTGAACAAAGCAAGAGGAACTCTTATTGCTCTTCTGATGGGAGTGAGCAGAAATGACACCTGCAGGCACCTGTCCTGTGTGCTTACAGGCCTCATTGCTGATTTGGATGCTTTGGATGTCTGTGGTCgcacagaaatcagaaattacAGAAAGGAAGTAGTAGAAGAGATCAATAAATTGCAGAAATACCTGGACTTGGAAGAGGAAGCAAATTCTACTCACGCTTATGATTTGGCACAAAATCAGTCCATTCTAAAAATAGAAGAGATCCGCAAGAAGATGAAGGAAGTTaattctttacttttaaaaacagagaatgCTTCTGATTTGTATTTGGGATCCAAAGCAGAATTGCAGGGATTGATTGCCCACCTAGATGAGGTGAGTGCTGGAAAAAATCCCTGTATTAGAGAGGCCAGGAGAAGAGCAGTAATTGAAGTTCAAACTCTTATAACATATATTGATTTGAAGGAAGCACTGGAGAAAAGGCAAATGTATCCAGAGCAAACTGCTGCCGAACATCAGTCTCATAAAGCAGTTTGGACTGTTCTTGGAAACTTGTCTCAAATTCAGCAAGAGGTGATTTCATTTGATGGAAACAGAACGGATAAAAACTATATGAGATTGGAAGAACTTCTTACAAAACAGCTTCTGGCCCTGGATGCTGTTGATCCACAAGGTGACGAGCGGTGTAAGGCTGCCAGGAAGCAGGCAGTAAAGCTTGCACAGAATATTCTTTACTACCTGGACATGAAAACAGATGAATGGGAATACTGA